In Deltaproteobacteria bacterium, the genomic stretch TAATAAAAGTTTTCTCACGGGCAACAAAGGACAAGTAGCTTTATTTGTAGCTTTAAGCTTTCAAGTCCTTTTTTTATTTTTTGCCATGATCATTAATGTCGGCCTGCTTGTAAATCATAAAATAAATCTTCAAAACTCCGTAGATATGGCTGCCTATTACGGGGCTTCAAAGCAAGCTGAGCTTTTAAACTCCATCGCCCACATCAACTATCAAATGCGACAAAGTTGGAAATTACTTTCCTGGCGCTACCGTGTCCTAGGCTCTGCGGGGGATGATAGCCTCCACCCCTACGATCACCGACATGGGAGAATCAAGCCAGAAATGGATATTGAATATTCCAACGATCCCAATGGTCCAGATGCAGCTTTAGGTAATTTTCTAAGCCCCCCATTTTGCATTACCTATAACCCTTTTAATGAACGCATTGTTCCTAAGAATGAAAGTACCTGCAAAAGAACTCTCAGTCCTACGATTGCACAAGAAATTATTCGTCTTTTTAACCCTCCGTCTGTTGTTGCTTCTTTCATAGGAATTGCCAGCGTCACAAAAGCAATCACGAAAAACATGAAAGATTCTGCATTAAGTCGATGCGAAATTATGGGGCCCTATAATTATATGACTATAGGGTCGTTCATGATCGGTTATCAATTAGATCAATATGTCAGGCGAGTCTCAATCTCTCGAATTTCAAGAAGCATGAGCCGACAAAAAAACGATTTCCTTGATATTGAAGGAAACTCAGTCCTTGCAGGCGCCGAAGAAACTCTTAAACGAAATCTCACCGAAGCAAACAAAGGATCCACCAAATTAAGTTTTGAATTATACAACAGTTTAGCCCACAATGGATGTGGAAATCTTCCTTCTGACACAGAAACTCCAGCTCCTTGGCTTTCAGAAGTGCGAGTCTTTCCCTCCATATTTTATTTAGATTTAGAAAAATGTGACGATAAGAACACTTCGCAAGTAAGTTATAGCCCCAAAAATTTTGATTTAGTTAATACTTCTAACATCGATGATATAAATAATAAAAAATCTTTACCTGAATCTTATTTTACGCTTCTTAAAACTCAACCCGAGATAAAAGAACGAATCAAATATATTGCCCAAACGCTTTCTCTCTACAATGACAAATACCGCTTTGTCATTGGGATGGAAAAAAACCCATGGTGCCAAGCCTATGTGGGATTTAAAGCCAGTGCTAATCCCAAAATTCCATTTGCTCCCAGTAATTTGACTCTCACCGCTTCGGCTTTTGCAAAGCCATTTGGAGGACGCATCGGACCTTGGTACTATAAAAATTGGAGCAAAGGTTCCCCCGAATCCTCCGGTGATATTGATGACAGAACAGACACACAGCTCCCACTTCGTGTGAAAGATCTAGCTACACTAAAAAGTGACGCTAAGTTTTTTGCTAACCCTCTGAGAATTGCTAATTACTCTAAATATATTGGCGACCCCTATGGTTTGACTTCGTGGCAAACTCTAGCGCATATGTCTAAAACTTTATTTAATTTATACCCTGAAACACCCTACCGGACTGTTAACAGCGCTTCTTCGCCAACAGATAATGTTCTTATCAATGCTGGCAGTTACCCTGCGCCCAGGCTCGAAGATTGGTACAATGTAGGGGATGGAATTGATACCAATACTAAAAAAGACATCTTAGCTTGGAACATGGGTGAGGACAAAGAATCGGGAATGCGTGTTTTAGAAATTTCCGGGCTCGCTCCAGATCAGTTTGATCTAGCCTATTTTTCCATCGAGCCCAATTTCTATGAAAATTATTTCAAAAAACTCAAAGATGGTTTGATCAAGGCTATAGGACTCGACGAAAGTTTTATTCGCCCAGATCTGGGAGCTCGTATTGGTCATCCTACTCTGGAAAAATTTTCCGTCAAAGACCAGATTAAAACGGTGGCCGATATCTCGAAACCCCTTTTAGATTTTCAATCAAAACTCACTTACACTGTATTAAATCCAGTTCACTTATTAACGTCTTGGTCGAACAAATCCTTATTTGATTACGAAGAAGCCGCTGATGGTTTTTTTGGTGCTTGCCAATCTCCACTCACAACGAAGGGGACCTACACCGACCCACAAGAAAACTCTGCTTTTTTGAACAAGAATGAATCCATGCCCGGCGAATGTGTTACCGGTGGAAGAACCGGCTACTCCGTAAAAATAATTTCTAAAGATATCCTCTTTAGCCCCATCAAAGCAGGTGGCACCGGCAATGTCGAATCCATCATCTTGAATCCCCCAAGTGATTTTTAGATGTTTTTTTGAAAACCTTTAGCTTACCTTTGAATGTTTTTGTTTCTTTTCTCTTAGTTGCATTCGTAATGAGTCAGGACACAACTTATTGAACTGAGATCAACTTCACCAACGGCACCGTCATCAAATTTTAAGTTGATGACAAAGGACTCTTCATCAAATGAAATGACTTTTTTAATTTTATAACCCAGTTTCATTTGACTACTCCAGTCCTTTAATGCGCTTTGGTGGTTTCATGGCAATAACACTATTCCATGCTGTATTCAGTTCAGAAATATCCTTTTTCATACAATTCAATATCTCCTTTTAGTAAGTTTTCAAGTCAGCTGAAAAAACCGATGACACTGTAAAATTCAAATATAACTAAATCTTTGTATCAAGATGAGATTTTCTATTTATTTCCAACAATTCCCTATAAGTTTTCATGCTTTAGTCCGATAATTTTATAAGAACACGGGGGACTAATGAAAACCAATATTTTTCGAATCATCTTGGCTTTTGTTCTTATGACTTTTGGAACTGTATCTGCGACTGCAGATTTGGGGAATATTGGTGCTCCCGCTGATCCAAATGCTTCAACAACTCCGTATACTGATAACACAATAGGTGGAACAACTCCTTCTGAATCACCAACAGTTGTCCCAACCGCTTCTGAAGCTTCCGCTGCAGCTTCAACTGCTGGTGGTGAGGCTAATAAGGCAAATTTAATTGCTGCAGGAAATGTTTCTCAATTAACCACGTTGAAGTGCGAAGGGTTAATCACTGTTGAAACTCAAAAATTAAAAGCTGCTTGCTTGGAACTTAAAGCCTCCGCGACATCATGTAATGGGAAATACGATATGGCAGCGCCCATCTGCAATCCTGAATCAAATGCTAATTTACTATCAACAATATCTCAAGTTCAGGGATTAATGAGTGTAGCCCAAGGCCTTATGGATTCATGTAATAAATTCGGTAAAGCTATGAATCTCGCAAAGATGGGAATGGCGGGATACACTCTTGCTTGTGGAACAGTTCAAAAGGCTTGTGATATCTCATGTTCATCTGCGGTTAAAGATCTTGAAACATTCAACGCAGCCTCAGGGGCTGCGAAAGCAGAATTGACTTCTTGTGTTGTCACATTTTCAAAAACTAATCCCTTAAAAGCAGCTGATTGTCAAAATGATCTATATGCTATTCAAGCTCTCGATGCCCTCGCTGAGAATGAGAGTGCTACGACGGGGCCTACAGTTACGGCTAAGGCGAAGGTTTGTAAGGTGGATATCACGACCTTGTTAGGATTGGCGGCGATTAATTTGGGGGCTTTGGCTCAATCGAAAATGATGGCGGATAAATGTGAGAAACAAACCAAAGCCAAGGATGTCGCGGCAAAGACTGCGGAGGAAAAAGCAGATTGTACCAAGACAGAGAATGCCGCCAAAGCCGAGTGCTTGAATACTAATGGTTTGGTAGATTGCGCTGTTACAACCAATGCGGATAAGCCCATTTGTATTTGTAAGGCCAATCCTAGACTTAAAGGATGTGAAGGCATTTCGACGGCCTTAGCAACCAATTCCACGATGTCATCTGGATCTGCGGGAGGTGTCTCTGGCGGTAGCGGTCGCAATGCTCTTCTAACAAATGCACCGGGATCGGCTGCGGATAAAAAATTTCCAAATGACTTAGCAAAGTCCAATCGAAATGATGGCTCTGGTTCTGGCGCCTATGGCAGCAGCGGAGGAAGCAGTGCGGGTCTTACTGGAAGCTCTGATGGCGGCGCCAAAGATGGAGAGCTAGAGAAAAAAGGCGCCCTCGGTAACGCCAATATTCTAGGAACCGAAGGTGGCGGTGGTAGCGGAAGATTTGGCTATGGCGGCGGGTCTTACGGATCGGGGGACAAGGCTCAATTGCGAAAATTGGCTACGGCTAATGGATTCAAAGGAAAATCAACTGGGAACAACTGGAAAGATCAAGTGACTTCGAATGCAGGAAAATCAAATTTCGATAAAATCAAAGTCCGCTACAATGAAAATCGAGCCAGTTTGTTGGGCAGATGAAGTTAGCTGAAGTTGATTACGAAAACGACTAAAGAATTAAGAGAGTGTTAAAAATGCTAAGACAGGATTTCAGAAAAAAAGGGGATTTTATGAAGAGATTAAAATTAAAATTTAAATTAAAGACATTACTTAATTTAATCACCTTACTCTGTTTTTTCTCAACAACATTGTTAGCCCAATCGACGGCACCAAAACTGAATGAAAGTGCTAACAAAGCAAAAAAACAGAATGATAAATCCCAAGCAGTGAGCCAAGTCGTAGGTGTCGCAAATATGGCCATGGGAGCTATGTATGCTGCAAAATGCAGTTCCAAAAACTACGCAGCTTGTGTTAAGGCGGTTTTACATTTTGCAATGGGTGCTCTTTCTTTTAAGCAAGCCAAGGTAAATGGGAAAGCCTCTAGCCAAGCTGCTTTGACAGGAATAGATACGAATAGTTATGATGGTTCTAATCCTTACGGAGATCCAGGAAAAGAGATAAATCCCCTAGACCCAAATACAAATCCTTCTTCTGATCCCAAAGTGAATGGGCTTGTCGATACCAAAAAGTTTGCAGCCATCAAAAAAGATTTAATGAATGGTGATACCAACAGTAAGGGTTTGAATGGATTTAAAATGGATCCCAAAACAGGAATTCTGACTGGACCTGATGGTAAAAAATATGATCCTGAAAGTCTTGGAAGTAAAGAGGAAATGGCTAAAGCTGGATTTCCCACTTCTGCAATTGACAGTGCCATGGCGGCAAATAGCGCCTTTGAATCGGAAGCATTGAAAAAGCTGGGATTTAAAAAAGACGATATCGTTGCTGTTGGAGCCGCAACCCCAGAAAATGGATATCGAGAGGGCGGCAGCAGCGGGGCACCCAAGTATACAAGCGCAAATGAAATAGATCAGAACAATAGAAATGGTGTTGGAGGAGGGTCTCGTAAGCCTTCCAACGTCAATAAAGTGGCTGGTCTCACCAAAAATTTCAATGGTGAAAAAATTGGTGTCGCGGCAGAGAATATTTTTAACATGATGACTCGACGTTATAAAACAAAAGAGAAGCAAGATTCTTTTTTTGATCCTTCTGATTTAACCCACAATTGAGCACGGAATTAGCAACTTATCGACGTAGCTCCTAATAGAAGTAACGCCCAAATTGTAGAACCTAAATTTCTACACCTAATTTAAAATCGCAATTGTCTAACATCTACAGATAGATTGACATAGTCGCCTCCTTAGCTAAGATGGACCCCAACCAAGGGGTTTTTAATGAAATTACTTTTTTTATTTTCAGTATTAATTTTTACTATAAGTATGTCTTGTACGCATAAACCTCAGGGTGTTATTAACACGACTTACAAAAGTTTTGGCCTGGATTCGGTTACCAAAGAGAATTTAAAAAAATATGCAGCCCCTGAATTGGAGTCTTCTCTCAAAGGTCAAATCGCTTTGTATATGGATATTCAACCCCAGGGCGCTGGCTTATTAAATCCTAAAAATACCAATGAATTTTTCTTTGGTTGGGGGATTTCCGGAAACACTCAGGTTTGGAAAATGAACGGTCCTAAATCTTTTCCGCAACAGTTTACTGGAGGAAAAGATTCTACCTCATTGATGGATATCACTCTTGATGGAAAATATTTGATCTTGCAAAGAGATGTCGATGGCCAAGAAAACCCAGGAATTTATCTTCAATCAACCCAGGGTGGCCCGCTGATAAAGCTTTTTCATAAACCAAAAGTCAAAGCGAGTTTTCAATTTATTAGCGATGATGCCAAGTATTTATTTTACGCAGCCAATGAAGAGGTCGCGGATAGTTTTTATATTTATAAAATGGATTTAAATACCAAAGAGGTAGAAAAAATTTGGTCTGAAAAAGGGCTTTGGTCAGTGATAGACCAAGAAGGTGACCGCATCTTGTTATCCTATCAAAAAGGAAATACTTCTAATGAAGTTGTTGAGCTAAATCTAGCAACAAAACAACATCAAAATATTATTGGTCAAAATAAGGAAGAAGAATACGCTGTTGCTTTTTTAAAAAATGGAAAAGATTACTTGGTTTTAACTTCTGAGTTTTCCAATTATAAAACTCTCTATACCATGAAGGCAGGAAAGTTTTCTCCATTAACGAGTGCTCTTAAATATGATGTTGAGAAATTTAGACTTAATAAAAGAAGGACTTTCCTGGCTGTGGAAATAAACAAAGGCGGCTACACTCAAACAGATCTTCATAAAGTTTCAGCCGACGGAGTCCTTACTCCATTTTCCTTTCCCAAGTTTGAACAGGCAGATCATGTGAGATTGGGCTTTGGACGCGCCGACGATCTAGCCATTATTTCAGCGTCTAGTTACAACTCTCCCCGTATTACCTATTCATTTAACTTAAAATCTAAAGTATTAAAACAATGGAGTCTGCCTAACGCTCCCGAGGTGCAGCTTTCTGAATTTGTGCCAGCAAAGCTAGAGCACTACATTACAAGAGATCAAGTAAAAATCCCCATGTTCGTAAGAAGATCAAAAAAATGTGAGCTCGAATCCTGCCCTGTTGTCGTCTTATTCCACGGTGGTCCCGAAGCGCAAAGTCTTCCCGGATTTAGTTCATTGGCTCAGTTATTTTCTGAAAATGATTTCATTTTTGTCGAACCCAATGTCAGAGGCAGTTCTGGTTATGGTAAAGAATGGCTTCACTCTGACAATGGTCCCAAAAGAGAATCGGTTGTCACGGATATTGAGGATTGCTCACTTTGGATCAAAAAAAATTGGAGCAAGAATCATCAAATTCCTAAGGTCGGTATCTTTGGTTGGAGCTATGGAGGCTATTCAACACTGATGGGAATGACTTATTTTGCTGGAAGTTATGATGTGGGCGTCGCCAATGTGGGAATGAGCAACCTAGTTACTTTCTTAGAAAATACAGCTCCCTATCGAAGAAAAGTTCGTGAGTCAGAATATGGATTTCTGGATAAAGATTTGGCGAGTTTAAAGAAACTATCGCCTATAAATTATATTGATAAAGTTAAAGGTCCTCTCTTAATCATTCAAGGAGCAAATGACCCAAGGGTCCCTGCAGGTGAGGCCATCCAAATGCACGAAGCGATGGAAAAGAAGGCTCTTGATTCTAAATTAATTATCTTTGCGGATGAAGGCCACGGAACTGCGAAAAAAGAAAATCGTATCCTTGAATGGGGCCACACCCTTGGTTTTTTCAGGAAACATTTAAAATAAGTTGATCTTGAATGAACTCAGCCCCCAAAAGTTTTAAATTATTTCCAATGACTGAGTTTTTAATTTTAATATCTTTATGAATGTAAACATTTTTTCCAATCACACAGAAACCAGTTAGGTTCTGAAGTGGTAACAAAGAACTCGAATCAAACAAGATGGATTTTTCTTGATCAAAGATCCATTTGGAACTTGGTGAATAGAGCTTTATCATTTGCCGAAGGTAATTTCCTTCAAACTGATGATTTTGATCAGCAGAACTCATTAACTTTAAACACTCCTTGCTTGCTAAAATAAAGTCAGCTGAATTTCCTGTTTCAAACCAAAGACAGGATAGGGAATAGGACTGAGCCCTTTTCCCATCTTTAATCGCAGACATAAGAACATCGTATAAAATATTTGATACGCCTTCGGGAATGTATTTAAAAATTTCTCGAGAAAAAATCATCACACCGATATTATGATGCGCACGAGTCGCCTTCTCCATTTTATTTTTACCAAACCCTAAAATGCAGTTTTGATCATCGGTCCAAACACCGCCAAATTTAGTACCAACTTCAGGGTGATCCATTACCAAAAGGGTCGCTATATTCTTATTATTTTTATGATGCTCCAAAGCTTGTTGCAACTGTCCTGGCCGAGAGGGGATAATGAGCTCGTCCCCATTGACAAGAATAAAATGCTCTTGATCTTGAAAGTGAGTCCGCGCATTTCCTAGCCCTCCACCACTTCCAAGCAAGGTCTTTATTTCGTCGCTAAAAATAACTGGGAAATTAAAAGAATATTCTGCAGCTTTTTCTTTTAACCTTTCAGGTAAGTGAAAGGTGTTCATAACTAATTTAGAAATTTTGACTTCACTAAGAAAATTTAATGAATGAACAAACAGGGGGATATTTAAAAAGGGTATTGCTGGCTTAGGCAAAAAATTCGTATGCGGTCGCAGCCTCGTTCCTTCACCGGCTGCCAACATCATGATGTTCATATCAGTTCAAACTTTTTTTCAAGCACTCCTGAATCGATCAAGACATCTGAAAAAGCTTTATATTCTGGAAATGCAGTTAAACTTTTTATTACTTTTTTTAAAGTTCCATTTAAATACTTTAAATACCTTCGATCCTGTCTTTGGTGGAAAAAACTAGCAAAACTGCCACAGGCCTTGAAACACCTCTGAATACTTTGGAGCTCGTAAATATGGTTGAATTCTTCCATTGAAAAGTTAGATAAAAATGGTTTAGCTTGTTCTAGGTAGTAAGAAATAATTTTATCCCCAAAATCCTCATTGATATCCACATAAGAATCTTTAATCAAACTAACTAAATCATATTGAACAGGACCCAACCGAGCATCTTGAAAATCAATAACAAACATCTTGTCGAGTTTAATCATTAAATTTCGAGAATGGTAATCCCTATGGGATATAAACTTAGGCTGTAAATGCAGGTGAGTCGAAATTTTAGTAAATATTTGCTGAATTTCTTTTTCCACTTTTTCTGAAAATGAATAATTTAAGATTCCTTTGATCAAATTATCCTTGCCATAGTTCATTTCCCATACAAATTTTTCCACATTAAATTCAATATCAAAAGCGGTGCAAGGTTTCTTATTTAATGTCGAATGAAAATGGACTTTCACTATTTCATCAATCGCCAATTTGTAATAAATAAATGAATTTTCAGGATTTTGCTCCTCCCAAAACTTTCTTTCTAATGTCAAATCGCCCAAATCCTCTAATAGCACCAGCCCGTCTTGAGGAGACATGGAAATAATTTTAGGAACATGAACCTTATTGTTTTCGAAATGAGACAACACACTTGTAAAAGGATAGTGATCTGGATCAAAGGGATTCCAAACCATCAGCACCCATGATGAATTATCTAAAATAACTCGGTAATATTTTCTTGTGGAGGCGTCTCCCGCAAGGGGAAGAACTTTATAGGAATTATCCTTTAATGATTTTTCTAAAAATACTTGCACGGGTTTTTCCTTGATTTGCAATGTTTATCCTTTTTTAATTTCACCTTTCTCTGATTATGATGCATTTTTTAAAACAACCCAAATATTTTCGATTTTTTTTGAACGGAATTTAAGGACCGAAGTCTAGACGCGAACCAAGATTTAAGACTTACCTAGCGCGCTTTATGTATAAAACATGAGCTCTGCGGCTTCTTTTAGCTGCGCATTTAGAACGGGGGCCTTATTCACTTCAAAGGTCACTTGATCAAGAGCTATTAGAAATTCCATGGACATCCCAGGATGATTTGCCATCTTTTCCAGATGCAAATTTGAACCGACAATGATTAATGGGGACTCCTCATCCCTCACTTGTTTTTGATATTTAGCTAAAAACAATTGCTGCTTTAAATTTAATTCCAAAATATCAGGAATAAAAATAGTCATGGATCCTAACTTTTTAACTTCTTCTAGACTTTGATTAGAATGGCTGTCAAAGGAAACATTTAAATTCTTTAAGGGAACAAAACCCCAGCGGTTTTCAAGCTCATGAATTTGATGTGCCACTTTTAAAATTCTTTCAGGTACTCCATTCAAGTGAATGACCTGAGAAATAATCCGATTTTGTTTTGTTTCAGGAATAACATGAGGACTAACATAAGAACTAACATCAGGACGAACAAAGGAAAGAGAATTCACAGGAAAATTATTTTGATGAATCTCTTGGAACTCCGAGTATAAAAGTGGAGTCAATGTCTTTTTGACCAAAGAAGAAAGGGTTAAATGCTGTTCGGATTCAATTTCAATGGCCTTCTTAACAATAGCAACGCCTAAAAAAAGTTGATCTTGAAAAATAGGAATCAACATGTCCTTTTTATTAAAGTAGAAATCAGAATCTCGTTTCAATGAGTTTAATTCTGTCAATCTGTTGATTTCTAACCCTTTGCCAAACTTATCTTTAACAAGAAATTTCAACTTGTTAATTGATGATAACTCACCCGATTCCCACATAATTCCCCCAAACCCAATGTGATTTTCAATATACTGAACCAACACAACATACAATTGTTGTGCCGTAAAGGCCCTTGTCTCTATGAAAAATATTTACTTGTTTTCGGTTAATTAAATCTAAAGAATTTCTAGGGTTTTACCATTTGAAGAATTAACCTGTCGTTAACTTGCACATTAAAAACAAAAGAGCGATTTTTTCAAATCGCTCTTTCCTATGACTATCAGGTAGTTTTTACAGTTTTAACAACTTTCACAAGCTTGATTTATCCCGCGACTTAGCTCGCGACTTGGATCGCAACTTAGCTCGCAACTTTTCAAGTGATTTATCTGGTGATACGTCTTTTATCCAAACCAAATTGCTGAACTTTATCAATTAAATTAGCTCTGCTGATTCCTAATTCTTTTGATAATTTAGATTTATTCCAACCCGTTCTTCTTAACCCCTCACGAATCATTTCTCTTTCAAGTTCTTGAATCGCATCTTTTAATCTGCCCTGAAGTCTAGCGCCTTGAACTTTATTAGACTCTGAGGCTTCAATAATTTTTGGGGAAAGATTTTCTACCGTGATTTTTGTCTCTGTGCCCGACAAGACATACACACGTTCAATTTCGTTTTGTAATTCTCTGACATTTCCTGGCCAAGCGTAATCATAAAGTTTCTCCAGAGCTCTGCTGGTTAAAACTTTCGTAACGCCACCAGCGTGTTTTTGTTCCGACACTTTTTTCATAAAATAATCCACAAGATAAGGAATATCTTCTTTTCTTTCTCTTAATGGAGGAACGCGGATATTGATAATATTTAATCGATAAAACAAATCTTCTCGGAAGGTCCCTTGCTCAATCATTTCCTTTAGGTTTTTGTTGGTAGCTGCAATAATGCGGACGTCAATTTTTTTAGTTTCCGTAGACCCAACAGCCATAAAAGTACCTTCTTGAATCACGCGAAGTAATTTGACCTGCATGGAAGGTGAAATATCCCCAACCTCATCTAAAAACAATGTTCCCTTATCGGCGCTTTCAAACAAACCCTTTCGATCTTTGACCGAGCCGGTATAAGCACCTCTTACCGCACCAAACAATTCAGCCTCAAGCAAGTTATCATTTATAGCGGTAAAGTTCTGTGCTACAAATATTTTGTCTTTCCTG encodes the following:
- a CDS encoding sigma-54-dependent Fis family transcriptional regulator, with the translated sequence MINWNEFEHIHVIKKLKHILNTWWNIDVVFSDERGELKGIDSSKLVFNNPAIGYLLEKDAGKANLGELVTKTLEDLRSTNNKYALKKWEMAGFDIGIFPIMIENDCVGTVVALGYFKDDQVQQRLLEVKERLAAFGVPGDYIEKLIIKMKYLDDQERQHYCELCELVAQEIVTLHLEITRRDDRIRELNNELGKRFKYDSMVGKSKPMQEMYGLLDKIRGSDTTVLIQGENGTGKELIAKSIHYHSNRKDKIFVAQNFTAINDNLLEAELFGAVRGAYTGSVKDRKGLFESADKGTLFLDEVGDISPSMQVKLLRVIQEGTFMAVGSTETKKIDVRIIAATNKNLKEMIEQGTFREDLFYRLNIINIRVPPLRERKEDIPYLVDYFMKKVSEQKHAGGVTKVLTSRALEKLYDYAWPGNVRELQNEIERVYVLSGTETKITVENLSPKIIEASESNKVQGARLQGRLKDAIQELEREMIREGLRRTGWNKSKLSKELGISRANLIDKVQQFGLDKRRITR
- a CDS encoding Tad domain-containing protein — translated: MKLLKSNKSFLTGNKGQVALFVALSFQVLFLFFAMIINVGLLVNHKINLQNSVDMAAYYGASKQAELLNSIAHINYQMRQSWKLLSWRYRVLGSAGDDSLHPYDHRHGRIKPEMDIEYSNDPNGPDAALGNFLSPPFCITYNPFNERIVPKNESTCKRTLSPTIAQEIIRLFNPPSVVASFIGIASVTKAITKNMKDSALSRCEIMGPYNYMTIGSFMIGYQLDQYVRRVSISRISRSMSRQKNDFLDIEGNSVLAGAEETLKRNLTEANKGSTKLSFELYNSLAHNGCGNLPSDTETPAPWLSEVRVFPSIFYLDLEKCDDKNTSQVSYSPKNFDLVNTSNIDDINNKKSLPESYFTLLKTQPEIKERIKYIAQTLSLYNDKYRFVIGMEKNPWCQAYVGFKASANPKIPFAPSNLTLTASAFAKPFGGRIGPWYYKNWSKGSPESSGDIDDRTDTQLPLRVKDLATLKSDAKFFANPLRIANYSKYIGDPYGLTSWQTLAHMSKTLFNLYPETPYRTVNSASSPTDNVLINAGSYPAPRLEDWYNVGDGIDTNTKKDILAWNMGEDKESGMRVLEISGLAPDQFDLAYFSIEPNFYENYFKKLKDGLIKAIGLDESFIRPDLGARIGHPTLEKFSVKDQIKTVADISKPLLDFQSKLTYTVLNPVHLLTSWSNKSLFDYEEAADGFFGACQSPLTTKGTYTDPQENSAFLNKNESMPGECVTGGRTGYSVKIISKDILFSPIKAGGTGNVESIILNPPSDF
- a CDS encoding S9 family peptidase; amino-acid sequence: MKLLFLFSVLIFTISMSCTHKPQGVINTTYKSFGLDSVTKENLKKYAAPELESSLKGQIALYMDIQPQGAGLLNPKNTNEFFFGWGISGNTQVWKMNGPKSFPQQFTGGKDSTSLMDITLDGKYLILQRDVDGQENPGIYLQSTQGGPLIKLFHKPKVKASFQFISDDAKYLFYAANEEVADSFYIYKMDLNTKEVEKIWSEKGLWSVIDQEGDRILLSYQKGNTSNEVVELNLATKQHQNIIGQNKEEEYAVAFLKNGKDYLVLTSEFSNYKTLYTMKAGKFSPLTSALKYDVEKFRLNKRRTFLAVEINKGGYTQTDLHKVSADGVLTPFSFPKFEQADHVRLGFGRADDLAIISASSYNSPRITYSFNLKSKVLKQWSLPNAPEVQLSEFVPAKLEHYITRDQVKIPMFVRRSKKCELESCPVVVLFHGGPEAQSLPGFSSLAQLFSENDFIFVEPNVRGSSGYGKEWLHSDNGPKRESVVTDIEDCSLWIKKNWSKNHQIPKVGIFGWSYGGYSTLMGMTYFAGSYDVGVANVGMSNLVTFLENTAPYRRKVRESEYGFLDKDLASLKKLSPINYIDKVKGPLLIIQGANDPRVPAGEAIQMHEAMEKKALDSKLIIFADEGHGTAKKENRILEWGHTLGFFRKHLK
- a CDS encoding NTP transferase domain-containing protein, with product MNIMMLAAGEGTRLRPHTNFLPKPAIPFLNIPLFVHSLNFLSEVKISKLVMNTFHLPERLKEKAAEYSFNFPVIFSDEIKTLLGSGGGLGNARTHFQDQEHFILVNGDELIIPSRPGQLQQALEHHKNNKNIATLLVMDHPEVGTKFGGVWTDDQNCILGFGKNKMEKATRAHHNIGVMIFSREIFKYIPEGVSNILYDVLMSAIKDGKRAQSYSLSCLWFETGNSADFILASKECLKLMSSADQNHQFEGNYLRQMIKLYSPSSKWIFDQEKSILFDSSSLLPLQNLTGFCVIGKNVYIHKDIKIKNSVIGNNLKLLGAEFIQDQLILNVS
- a CDS encoding phosphotransferase, whose product is MQIKEKPVQVFLEKSLKDNSYKVLPLAGDASTRKYYRVILDNSSWVLMVWNPFDPDHYPFTSVLSHFENNKVHVPKIISMSPQDGLVLLEDLGDLTLERKFWEEQNPENSFIYYKLAIDEIVKVHFHSTLNKKPCTAFDIEFNVEKFVWEMNYGKDNLIKGILNYSFSEKVEKEIQQIFTKISTHLHLQPKFISHRDYHSRNLMIKLDKMFVIDFQDARLGPVQYDLVSLIKDSYVDINEDFGDKIISYYLEQAKPFLSNFSMEEFNHIYELQSIQRCFKACGSFASFFHQRQDRRYLKYLNGTLKKVIKSLTAFPEYKAFSDVLIDSGVLEKKFELI